CGGTTAAAAGGCCTCGATCAAGAGCTTCCTGGAAACCTTTCTCAATAGCAGGGAAAAATTGATTTGGTATGTTACTCCCAACAAGTCTGTTTTCAAATGCAGTGTCCTTGCCCGTATCAGGATCGACTTCCATGGGTTCAATGGACCCGATGACTCGACCAAATTGGCCAGAACCACCAGATTGCTTTTTGTGAGTGTAGTTGAATTTGGCGGGTTCGGTAATGGTCTCTCGGAAAGCAACACGAGGTTTACCAGTGACACATGCAACATTGTACTCCCGTTTCATGCGTTCAACGTAGATGTCGAGGTGAAGCTCACCCATACCAGATATGATTGTTTCCTGAGATTCTGAGTCGACATGAACACGGAAGGTAGGGTCTTCCTTTTGGAACCGATTAAGCGCACGAGAGAAGTTGGGAGTTTCGTTGCCTTCAGGTCGAATGGATAAAGAAATCACAGGTTCCGGGACAAACATAGAAGTCTACAATGTGTTATTATGAATGTGCAATAGCTATTATGACGTACCATTGTATACGTCGAAGAACCATCCGTGAACGTATCACCAGACGAACACTCTACACCGAACATGGCACAAATTTCGCCAGCACCGACAGACTCGACATCCTCCATTTCATCGGAATGCATCCTAACCAAACGAGGCACCTTGACTCTTTTGCCGGTCCTAGCGTTGAAGATTGTGCTACCTCTTTTAAGTTCACCTTGGTAGACACGCATGTAGGTGAGTTGACCATAGCGGCCTTCTTCAAGTTTAAAAGCAAGGCCGACCAGAGGAGCGTTAGAAGCAGGAGCAAGAGGGATGGTGGGAGCATGAGCAGGAAGAGCAGCATCCATGGCATGATTCGAGACCTCTGAGGGATTCGGTAGATAGGCACAGACACCATCCAGAAGAGGCTGGACACCAGTGTTTTTGATAGCAGAGCCCACAAAAACAGGGGTGAACCGGAGGGAAGTGGTCGCACGCTGAAGAGCCTTGGCAATATCGGTGTCGGAAATGGGCTGTTCctcaaggaaaagatcaCAAAGTGTTTCATCTGCCTCGGAGAGATACTCAATCAGTTCGGCAcgtttttcttttacaaGAGCTATAACAGACTCCGGGATCTCATCGGTTTCAGTAACTTGATTGCTGCAATAGGATCAGCTTGATTGTCGATAGTTTAATGATAGACACTCACCCCTTGACACCCTCATTGTAAATGGCTTTCATCCTTACAAGGTCAACAACACCGGCAAACTTATCCTCAACGCCAATAGGCACCTGTACAGCAGCAGCATTCATTTTTAATTTGCTTCTGAGTTGCTGAATGACTCGAAAGGGGTTGGAACCTGCTCGGTCCATTTTATTGATGAATGCAAGTCGGGGGACATTGTACCTCCTCATCTGTCTGTCCACAGTAATGGTCTGACTCTGTACACCTGATACTGCACAAAGCACCAAAACAGCGCCATCTAAAACTCTCAAAGCTCGCTCAACCTCAATGGTAAAGTCGACGTGACCAGGAGTGTCAATGATGTTGATAGCAaatttctccttttctccttctccaactACTTCGCCCTCTTGCAATTCAGTAGGCGGTGTAGGTGCCACCCAGTCACAAAAAGTAGCAGCGGATTGAATGGTAATACCTTTCTCTCGTTCAAGCTCCATAGAGTCCATCTTGGCTCCAACAGCATCACGGCCTCGAACTTCGTGAATGTCGCGAATTCGACCAGTATAGTAAAGAACCTGTTTCAAATGTCAATTAAGGCTGGAAAGGGCAAATGATGACCAACATACACGCTCGGTCAAAGTTGTCTTACCAGAGTCAATATGAGCAGAACTAATACAGAAATGAGTATCTTTTCTTACGTCCTAAGATTAGACTACCTGCTCACATTCCAACATTTCTCTGGCgtctcaatctcttcttgtccatttCGCTTAACTTAGGCAGAATCCTCTCAGGCCATTCTTGTTCAGCACTCGGCTTTCCGCCATCATTATTGCTGCTAGCCCATCTCCTGTGAATTCCTTCCAGCCTCTGTACGCCCAATCGAGAAATTATTGAGCGATGGCATGGTCTCAGAGGGGTTACTTGGATTGTTGAAGCCACATATAGGATAGGAGTCCGTCGTAAGATATTAGGTCGGCATAAGGGCTTTACTATTTGTCTTGAGCGGGCTGCTGCTCGATTTATGCCAGTCATCTCTGACTTTTTCGCAAATAAAACAAATAAAAAACCATCAAAAAAAGTGTTGCATTTTTGTGTCCGGACGTCATATCACGTGACTTCAGTAGACGGGACATTATTTGGTCTTTGCGAATTAACCAAGAGATTGGACATTTTGTATCATCAGTATTGTTTCAACTTTTACAACCTAATAAAACAACCACGTTAAAATTGAAATGACCTAGAAAACATCGTCTAAAGTACCGATGCCGGTGAATCTCTTGCTCCTTATAGAGCTTGCTGCTGTCGTTGTCGGCGCGACTGCCTTTCTCTTCTATTGGAACAGATTGCTAGCTTCTGTCTTGACTTTCTTAATCCGGTTGTACACCTGGAGAGTTCATCGTGTCTATATTACAGTGGCCTCCTTACAGATATCTCCGTTAGCAGGCCGGATATCATTTAGAGGTGCTGAATACCACTCAAGTAACCTATCGATCAGAGCGCTAAATGGTCATATAACTTGGCGGTATTGGAAGATTAGAATCAGACAGGAAGTAGATTCTCAATCTACAAATCCTAAAAGAAGTGGGTTTTATCGTGTTTGAAAATTGATTTACTCACAGTATATAGATAAATTACCATGCCGAATTGTTGTATATGCAAAAGGAGTCGAGTGTTTCGTCTATAATCGCACACCCGCATATGATACTATCGTTGAGCGGATGAGAAAACATGAAGCGGGAACACCGAATGAACCAAATGGTTTCGAAAAGGGATCTGGAGAGTATGAGAATGATATGGGACTACGAGCCAGGTTGAAGAACCTAGCAAGGATGTCGACCAAGGGAAGCTCTACCAAAGACATAGTTTCTGAACATGAGAGCGTGGATCGCAACAATCTGAAGCCAACGGCACACCAGTCATCAACTCGTTTGAAAGCTGCCAATAACGCACCCGAAAATATCAATTGGTTCCGAGAGGCCTTACCCGTAGAAGTCCGGCTGGTCACCGGATCCATTGTTCTTGGTAGCGATGCCACACCAACGGTACTTATCGGTGACTTCAAGAGAGCTGAAGGAACTGTAGAGACTTCAAATTCTCGTTCAATCCTGGATTGCTACAAGATGACAATTAACCTTAATTTCCACGAAGCCAACGTCCTTACTCGGACAAATGTTGACTATTCTGGACCGCTGCTGGCCCACGGCAAAAAGATCTATGAAGAACTTCTCAAACGGCAGGCTGACCTTGCTACCAAATCACCCTCTGTcatctcctttttctctgattttcattctcttgcGAAACGGTTCCCTTTTCTCTATAATTCAAAATTCTCAGCCCCTCCTATTCCTGGTTTACCTACGGACAAATTATGGAAAGGCCTCGCAAGATACAGGCTACCAGAAGATCCCGTAATGAAGCTTTCACAAAATCAAACCAAAGGAAACAAGGAGTATGCAAAAGTCACAAGTCTTTTAGAAGCTCCTGAGCTTTCGTTGACATATTATGCTGACACTCCGGGTCTTCTTCCCGACCCAGAGATTGTTCCTTTTGTGGACGGCAATGATAAGATAGGCAACATAGATCTCGCGCCCGAATATGGTATCAATATAGTCGTGCATAGGGGAATTGTCAAGTACGGCCCATGGGCAGATCGCCAAAGAGATGCTTTGCAAAGAGCTTTTACCCCTACCTTATTCTTTCATAGTGAACCTAAACCCCGATTGAAGCCTGGCGATACCCGAGTACATACCAATCTGGTTCTAAAAATCATATTAGAGGATGATACAACTCTACGAATACCTACTAaagaaagctcaaaagTGAGTGAGATAATCTCAAATCCTAACTGACCCGAATGCCAGGATTGGCAATACGATAATCGGCCTGTCAACGCTGAGAGGAGGTATGGCTGGCTGGATGTGGTCGTAGGACCCAATTCCTCCATAGTCTATACTCAAGAACAGATCGCAACCTCAACTGGCTACGAATCAATGCTTGTCCTCCAACTGAATTCTCTAGCAATAAGCTCAAGTGTTAATTTGGATACTTTTATCAGAGCCAAAACATGCAAGGTAGGCAAGTATCGTGTGACTTCAGCTGATAGCCCAGCTTTCGATGGCCATGCCCACTCCACTTGAATGGAACGCTTTACGTGATTGGAGTATGGATGTTGTTTTTGACTCCCCTTCCATCAATCTTCTACGCGACCACGTGACGCTCATTGCAGACTTGGCGAAGGATTGGAGCTCTGGTATTGTAGGAGGAGATTACCATCACTTTGTTCCAAGTCATTATAATTTCAAAGTAACTTTCATCGACTATGCCTTCCATCTATACATCAATGATTATAATATTGTAGACGCCCCTGGGTCCAGAGATGACAATGGTAAGTTTACCAATCGTATCATCTTGCTGATGAGTAGCTTTCATGGACGTTTATGGGCCTTGTCTCGACGCAGTTGTAGTAGTAGCTGCTACTCAATACCGACCTGAATCGTCGATGGTTCCTTTCACTGTCACCATCTCAGATGCCCGTGTAGATATTTGTGTTCCTAGATGGGATACCCATCGCGCTTTTGGACCAGAAGTTTTCGAGGCCGGTCGTATTGGAGAATTAACTGCTTCTGGCTCATATAGATACTATACCGTCCCTCGGCCAGATCATCAGGAAACTCTCAATTTACATCTGGAGGGCAATAACGTCAAATACAAGGCTCTTGGTTGGGTCCTCAGAAGAATGTTTTGTATAAAAGACAATTACTTCGGAGGCTTTACTCAATTTACGACAATTCATGAGTTTCTAGAAAAATACGACCATAACCCAGCATCGGTTGGCGATCCagtcaaagaaaagtatagGCCAGGAAAAGTGAGCGTTCTCTATCCTTGAACGGACTGTATATTGATGTTTCATAGTCTGATCCCTATATGGTAAATATTACAATGAATGTAGAAAATTCCCTCATTGTCATGTCTGACGAGATCTACAACTGTTCATCTGGTATCGCTTTACCTGTCCCTCAGTTGCAAATGACAATCAAATCTGTTGAGAAATTTATGGAACTTTTTTTGAGTGCTGCCCCTACTTACGTTGTTGCTGTTCCAAACCTCAATACTGTCTACTTCAATGGCCATGTACCTCTCTTGTCCAGTGAAGAAGCTGTATTTATTGAGGGCATTGAGCTCAAAGCAAATCGGCTATTTGGCCCCCAGCCCACAGCAACGACCTATTTATGTTTGTGGGAAATCAAGGTTCCAAAAATTTCAGCTTTCCTCAAACCAGAGCTAGTGTCTACATTACAGGCAGTTGGGACAGCGACGGTCTACACATTCGTGGATCATGACAACGCTCCTGATCAAAACTACCAGCTAAAAACCCCGCCAGACGGTAAGTTAATGAAGCTGTCAAGGTTTTATCACTCACCCACTTTCAGTCACCTTTGTCAAGCTGTCAGTTGATAGCGCACTTGCGATGTTGACGACAAAATCGGACGCAGTGTCCCTAGAAGCATCGTTTGGTCTGGCTCTTGATGTTAGCACTTGGGGAACTCGTTCATACAGTTCCAATATGACTGTTTCTCTCCCGTCATTGTCTATCAATTTACTCCATCGTCCTTCTCGCAAAACTTGGCATGTGATCAGCACTGTAACGATGGGAGGAACCATGGATGTATTCAACGCACAGTCAGAATGGCAACAACATGTCTCGGAGCAACAAAGGTTTTTGAAGGAACAAGACAGTGAAACAGGACGAGTTTGGTTTATGTATCAAGGAGGACAAAAGCCAAGTGGGTCTTTAGCACGGCAaacaaaaatcaaaactaATGGAGAATTTAGATTCACATCATAGCAGCAGTCTTTATCTTCCAATGCCAATGGAAgacagcaaagaagatgtgATCGTGGACAATTCGTCCAGTCTACTGCCATTATTTCATGAACTAGAAAGCGAGATATCCGAATCACAATTCACTTCAGAAAATTCGAGCGGACAAGAAACTGAACGTGACTCTGTCATGTAAGACAAATGGTGATTGAAAAGACTAAAGTTGATCCTATTTTTAGACAGCACCAAGTCCATCAAAAGCGTAGACAAGTCAAGATTCTTGCTACTACTCAAGAACCTTTTGCttcctcgtcttcctctATCGGGGATGAATCTGATTCTGTATCTAGCCTTACATCGATTACAGAGTCGGATAGCTGTGATGAGCCTGATGTCTACGTTGAGATGGCTGATGCGCTGGCAGCCAAGCTTCAACACTTTCGACTCATCCATAGTCGACACAAACACAAATATCAAACAGGACCTTGGGAAGAGGATACACAACAGTATCCGAGCGATTCTGCAAGTAAACGTCGCAATATCAAGAGTGGAAGCCTTATACGCTTGATGGTGAAAACTATTCAAGTGAATCTTGGACCGGAGCTGATTGGAACGGCTGCACAATTGGCGACTGCTCTATGC
The Cryptococcus depauperatus CBS 7841 chromosome 1, complete sequence DNA segment above includes these coding regions:
- a CDS encoding elongation factor G, mitochondrial gives rise to the protein MTGINRAAARSRQIVKPLCRPNILRRTPILYVASTIQVTPLRPCHRSIISRLGVQRLEGIHRRWASSNNDGGKPSAEQEWPERILPKLSEMDKKRLRRQRNVGISAHIDSGKTTLTERVLYYTGRIRDIHEVRGRDAVGAKMDSMELEREKGITIQSAATFCDWVAPTPPTELQEGEVVGEGEKEKFAINIIDTPGHVDFTIEVERALRVLDGAVLVLCAVSGVQSQTITVDRQMRRYNVPRLAFINKMDRAGSNPFRVIQQLRSKLKMNAAAVQVPIGVEDKFAGVVDLVRMKAIYNEGVKGNQVTETDEIPESVIALVKEKRAELIEYLSEADETLCDLFLEEQPISDTDIAKALQRATTSLRFTPVFVGSAIKNTGVQPLLDGVCAYLPNPSEVSNHAMDAALPAHAPTIPLAPASNAPLVGLAFKLEEGRYGQLTYMRVYQGELKRGSTIFNARTGKRVKVPRLVRMHSDEMEDVESVGAGEICAMFGVECSSGDTFTDGSSTYTMTSMFVPEPVISLSIRPEGNETPNFSRALNRFQKEDPTFRVHVDSESQETIISGMGELHLDIYVERMKREYNVACVTGKPRVAFRETITEPAKFNYTHKKQSGGSGQFGRVIGSIEPMEVDPDTGKDTAFENRLVGSNIPNQFFPAIEKGFQEALDRGLLTGHPITGCKFILEDGSAHAVDSNELAFRLATIGAFREAFPKAKPVVLEPVMTVEVVAPIEFQGNVIGAINQRKGTIVDTEIRDDEFTLIAEVALNDMFGYSSQLRGMTQGKGEFSMEYKNHQPVLPNVQKEMTEAFRKKQLTNLDSVAYDPYCTDSLNKHTPYIICMPKPFKKAKYSDQPMPSIVQPTLEDNGISINFAMIHGALSSLIFKIGKGLDISDDPLTQQLLSTWSDLSKAYDIPCSEVTHPQFDQLYYDDIIFVDPFKKQPVVTLIWSADVSETAKGSWIDLASTEGRMINVKFDNYVSHTELEKAPLRRRTYGLTRSSNVVTFKYVNSTWLKNNWTSWSNLRGSQVVQLNAGMSLMQSFGGPLLLPKMFVRWVQLGVTHTRFCIHNFKPDEKNLSSTATTSTPWMYPAVLPIIREAIKWRYEHLSYFNSLIWESHDHAYSAIA